The Setaria italica strain Yugu1 chromosome IX, Setaria_italica_v2.0, whole genome shotgun sequence genome has a window encoding:
- the LOC101772831 gene encoding protein PMR5, whose protein sequence is MMLPFCGRRGGAVLAAVALSSYVVLLHAFALPAASALGVGLAGRHRRDATPGAASCDVFSGSWVLGDASASAYTGYNCPLIDAEFNCQLYGRPDSDYLRYRWKPAGCELPRFDGADFLTRMKGKTVMFVGDSLGRNQWESLVCLLHAAAPQSPAQLVSSDPLYNYKFLEYEVTVSFYRAPYLVDIDVVQGKKVLMLDDITENAEAWRDADVLSFNSGHWWTHTGAMQGWDYMGEAGRYYEDMDRTVAFQRGLTTWANWVDLNVDPAKTRVFFQAMSPTHYSSKEWPNPVSKNCYGETTPVVGLNSTTTTGQASSGQEQVIQAVLRGMKSPVRLLDITALSAMRKDAHPSVYSGDFSPAQRANPGGSVDCSHWCLPGLPDTWNQLFYTLLFYK, encoded by the exons ATGATGCTGCCGTTCTGCGGCAGGAGGGGtggcgccgtcctcgccgccgttgCGTTGTCTTCCTATGTCGTCCTGCTGCACGCGTTCGCGCTGCCGGCAGCCTCGGCGCTCGGAGTCGGGCTGGCGGGGCGCCACCGGCGCGACGCCACGCCCGGCGCGGCGAGCTGCGACGTCTTCAGCGGCAGCTGGGTCCTCGGCGACGCGTCGGCCTCGGCGTACACCGGTTACAATTGCCCGCTCATCGACGCCGAGTTCAACTGCCAGCTCTACGGCCGGCCGGACTCCGACTACCTCCGGTACCGCTGGAAGCCGGCCGGATGCGAGCTCCCGAG GTTCGATGGCGCGGACTTCTTGACGCGGATGAAGGGGAAGACGGTGATGTTCGTGGGGGACTCGCTGGGGCGCAACCAGTGGGAGTCGCTCGTCTGCCtgctccacgccgccgcgccgcagtCGCCGGCGCAGCTCGTCTCCTCGGACCCTCTCTACAACTACAAGTTCCTG GAGTACGAGGTGACGGTCTCCTTCTACCGTGCGCCGTATCTTGTGGACATCGACGTGGTCCAGGGGAAGAAGGTCCTGATGCTGGACGACATCACCGAGAACGCCGAGGCGTGGCGCGACGCCGACGTGCTCTCCTTCAACTCCGGCCACTGGTGGACGCACACCGGCGCGATGCAGGG GTGGGATTACATGGGGGAGGCCGGGCGGTACTACGAGGACATGGATCGGACGGTGGCGTTCCAGCGCGGCCTCACCACCTGGGCCAACTGGGTGGACCTCAACGTCGACCCGGCGAAGACCCGTGTCTTCTTCCAGGCCATGTCGCCCACGCACTACAG ttcGAAGGAGTGGCCCAACCCGGTATCCAAAAACTGCTACGGCGAGACGACTCCGGTGGTTGGGCTCAATTCGACGACCACCACCGGCCAGGCCTCATCGGGCCAGGAGCAGGTGATCCAGGCCGTGCTGCGGGGGATGAAGAGCCCCGTCCGCCTCCTCGACATCACGGCGCTGTCGGCGATGCGGAAGGACGCGCACCCGTCGGTGTACAGCGGCGACTTCTCGCCGGCGCAGCGCGCCAACCCCGGCGGCTCGGTGGACTGCAGCCACTGGTGCCTCCCCGGCCTCCCGGACACCTGGAACCAGCTCTTCTACACCCTCCTCTTCTACAAGTAG
- the LOC101783243 gene encoding uncharacterized protein LOC101783243 isoform X1: MARGPAKKRRRESSPPAAAAACGGRKLLTGEHVEVLSCDPGLCGSWHQAVVTGILDNARTVRYIDFIDENGLPLVENVQVSDAIDGKSSMSLATDGNSSMAGELIRGTVRPICPHQPLQVSEASYGLCVDAFLEGSYWEGVIVDHAQGSTERKVLFPDEGDECNIGVDKLRLTQDWDEVTGKWKPRGIWLFLQMLLAHEERDGLPVSVRQIWFDMRSKPAFRTDAKMWMCRTEAFWERSLANLIAELWSICGRPTIDGYQVETYSTVVEGSNSAAFQKERVETTVLDKLDPNPAVLFQTLSEYTSCYRNNKRKSALVKKELAKQHLKSLGWTMLDDRGKNKFYISPDGKRFPSFLGACEACLASKEANADQHSHTNNLLLDSASVVHKNAHYIPTRMDLILRENKSNDKLIETSSRPWESVQLDAQFSPQIVSLLANYQDGTTVLQRRINRTQSLMLKKHLLALGWSIEFKIDEMILENGHHKNIMRYRYVSPDGKTYASVIQVICSFIVGSVKQVDGNRVDNITDRHNHRTAPKEDVHATVSTDLARLGKRKRGDKFGALGEYIHYMEADKQNSRTRKLLRSNAKKFLKSAGWNFWLKQKSRSKLELRYSAPHGKSYNSLVAACKGYLEKEYEENSDTSFGSADQDSTDGSMHPSKLIALSGRLRDSSRRQDMPVLDRCNNMFTLSTRHGKSRKRKSSSVPLTPFLCSRHGRALPSQHRAKTVLSLLIEKNILLPRDKVIYKQISDGPGIKEGSISRDGIKCMCCNEIFTMENFEFHSGSNTPLPSTHMFLKDGRSLSQCLVEFMGGNKPRASLHVRLKGRNSDLESDSICSVCHDGGELLLCDNCPSSYHHDCVGLEAIPEGSWYCPSCRCSICNLSDYDPDSSQFTEKTIVYCDQCEREYHVGCTRNNGHQLICRPEGCWLCSSGCSKIFQHLQELIGKSVPTPVKGLSCTILRFYRENGSDRGHYDDAIMAEHYGKLCIALDVLHECFVTIIEPRTQSDISEDIVFNRESELRRLNFRGFYTILLHKGGEIVSVGTFRICGQKFAELPLIGTRVSYRRQGMCRLLMNELEKLLFDLGVERLLLPAVPELLETWTGSFGFTVMSNSDRIELAENSILSFQGTTMCQKVLNVACNNLQDQNVPSLSNSGLADKKFLSFDKRTICDKAVDIASTHSDMLNGTTISLSFNRTTVCDKAVDIASSCSEVLNGTAMPTSDRELAENSSLYSPGSSLCQKVINTCSYPEGLNGFDYQVEDSGIIGETMESDCQEGTSIVIEGMEQLEPELVHEIQNNSGEEGICSIDGLNSMPDPQVGLAVEPELVLKIQNDSGEDGICSIDAPTRTPDPRVGFTVEPDLVLEIQNNSGEEGICSIDASTGEQVGLTVDMHQQPYGSAGADQCSENCTLPDEAQPVTRNTAPRLKYKFSGKCYERVKNGAPPRNVWLRVSTK; this comes from the exons ATGGCGCGCGGGCCGGCTAAGAAGCGTCGGCGCGAGTCGTcgcccccagccgccgccgcggcgtgcggcgggaGGAAGCTCCTCACCGGCGAGCACGTCGAG GTGCTCAGTTGTGATCCAGGGCTATGTGGCTCGTGGCATCAAGCTGTTGTTACTGGTATTTTGGACAATGCTCGTACTGTAAGATATATTGATTTCATTGACGAAAATGGATTGCCTCTTGTCGAGAATGTTCAAGTGTCAGATGCCATTGATGGCAAGTCAAGTATGTCACTTGCCACTGATGGCAACTCAAGCATGGCTGGGGAACTCATTCGTGGGACTGTAAGGCCGATTTGTCCACATCAACCATTGCAGGTATCGGAAGCAAGCTATGGGCTCTGTGTTGATGCATTCTTGGAAGGATCCTACTGGGAAGGTGTCATTGTTGATCATGCTCAAGGCTCCACGGAAAGGAAAGTCCTTTTTCCAGATGAAGGTGATGAATGCAATATAGGGGTTGATAAGCTACGACTTACTCAAGACTGGGATGAAGTTACAGGGAAATGGAAACCACGTGGAATCTGGTTGTTTCTCCAGATGCTATTGGCACATGAAGAGAGAGATGGTTTACCTGTATCAGTCAGGCAGATATGGTTTGACATGAGATCAAAACCTGCTTTTAGGACTGATGCCAAAATGTGGATGTGCCGAACAGAAGCTTTTTGGGAGAGATCACTTGCCAATCTCATTGCTGAGTTGTGGTCTATATGTGGCAGGCCTACCATAGATGGATATCAAGTTGAAACCTATTCTACAGTGGTAGAAGGTTCAAACTCAGCAGCCTTTCAAAAGGAGAGAGTTGAGACCACTGTCTTGGATAAGCTGGATCCTAATCCAGCTGTTCTCTTCCAAACCTTGTCAGAATACACCTCATGCTATCGCAACAATAAAAGGAAAAGTGCTCTTGTCAAAAAGGAGTTGGCAAAGCAACACCTTAAATCTTTAGGATGGACCATGCTGGATGACAGAGGTAAGAACAAGTTTTACATCTCACCTGATGGTAAGAGGTTCCCATCTTTTCTAGGAGCATGTGAGGCATGTTTAGCATCAAAAGAAGCAAACGCTGACCAACATTCTCACACAAATAATTTGCTTCTAGATAGTGCTAGTGTGGTGCACAAGAATGCACATTACATCCCAACCCGCATGGATCTCATCTTGAGAGAGAACAAGTCCAATGATAAATTAATCGAAACTTCATCAAGACCTTGGGAGTCAGTTCAACTGGATGCACAATTTTCCCCGCAGATAGTATCACTTCTTGCTAATTACCAAGATGGCACTACTGTTCTACAGAGGCGAATCAACAGAACTCAGAGTTTAATGTTGAAGAAGCATCTGCTGGCATTGGGCTGGAGTATTGAGTTCAAAATTGATGAAATGATTCTAGAAAATGGCCATCATAAAAATATTATGAGATACAGGTACGTGTCACCTGACGGGAAAACTTATGCTTCTGTCATTCAGGTAATATGCAGCTTCATAGTTGGAAGTGTTAAACAAGTTGATGGAAACAGAGTGGACAATATAACTGACAGGCACAATCATCGGACAGCACCAAAAGAAGATGTTCATGCGACAGTGTCGACAGACCTGGCAAGGCTTGGTAAACGTAAACGAGGGGATAAATTTGGTGCCCTTGGAGAATACATACACTATATGGAAGCTGATAagcaaaactccagaacaaggAAACTGTTGAGATCAAACGCTAAGAAGTTTCTCAAATCTGCTGGATGGAATTTTTGGCTAAAGCAGAAGTCTAGAAGCAAACTCGAGTTGAGGTATAGTGCTCCACATGGCAAGTCCTACAACTCTCTAGTGGCAGCATGTAAAGGATACCTAGAAAAAGAATATGAAGAGAACAGTGATACAAGCTTTGGAAGTGCCGACCAGGATTCTACTGATGGTTCTATGCATCCATCCAAATTGATAGCACTCAGTGGTCGGCTAAGGGATTCAAGTAGAAGGCAGGATATGCCAGTTTTGGACAGATGTAATAACATGTTTACCTTATCTACACGTCATGGAAAATCTAGGAAAAGAAAATCATCTTCAGTTCCTTTGACACCTTTTCTTTGTTCAAGACATGGACGGGCCCTTCCAAGTCAGCATCGTGCGAAGACAGTTTTGTCTTTGTTGATAGAGAAAAATATTCTGTTACCAAGAGATAAGGTTATCTATAAGCAAATAAGTGATGGACCTGGGATAAAAGAAGGTTCTATTAGTAGAGATGGAATAAAATGCATGTGTTGCAACGAAATATTCACTATGGAGAATTTTGAATTTCATTCTGGGAGCAATACTCCATTACCTTCCACTCATATGTTTTTAAAGGATGGAAGATCCCTATCACAGTGTTTAGTTGAATTCATGGGCGGAAACAAGCCCAGAGCTTCATTGCATGTGCGCTTGAAGGGGAGAAATTCTGATCTGGAAAGTGATTCAATATGCTCCGTGTGCCATGATGGTGGGGAACTATTACTGTGTGACAATTGTCCATCATCTTATCATCATGACTGTGTCGGTTTGGAG GCCATTCCAGAAGGAAGCTGGTACTGCCCATCCTGCAGATGCAGTATTTGTAACTTGAGTGATTATGATCCTGATAGCAGCCAATTCACGGAGAAGACAATAGTGTACTGTGATCAGTGTGAACGAGAAT ATCATGTCGGTTGCACTAGAAATAATGGCCATCAGCTTATCTGCCGACCAGAAGGGTGTTGGCTTTGCAGCAGTGGATGCTCGAAG ATATTTCAACATTTGCAAGAACTCATTGGGAAATCAGTTCCAACTCCAGTTAAAGGTTTATCTTGTACTATCTTGAGATTTTATAGAGAAAATGGCAGTGACCGTGGTCATTATGATGATGCAATAATGGCAGAACATTATGGCAAGTTGTGCATTGCGCTTGATGTTCTTCATGAATGCTTTGTTACTATTATTGAGCCTCGCACACAGAGTGATATTTCTGAGGATATTGTCTTCAATAGAGA ATCGGAACTCAGACGATTAAATTTTAGGGGTTTCTACACAATACTTCTCCATAAAGGTGGTGAAATAGTATCTGTCGGCACTTTTAG GATATGCGGGCAGAAATTTGCTGAGCTGCCTCTGATTGGTACAAGAGTTTCATATCGTCGACAAGGGATGTGCCGACTTCTAATGAATGAACTGGAAAAG TTGCTTTTTGACTTGGGGGTGGAAAGACTTCTGTTACCGGCAGTTCCCGAACTTCTGGAAACGTGGACAGGCTCATTTGGTTTCACAGTGATGTCGAACTCTGATAGGATTGAGTTGGCAGAGAACAGCATTCTCAGTTTCCAGGGAACCACCATGTGTCAGAAGGTTTTAAATGTTGCATGCAACAATCTGCAAGATCAAAATGTTCCATCGTTGTCCAACTCTGGGTTGGCAGACAAAAAATTTCTGAGTTTTGACAAAAGAACTATATGTGACAAGGCTGTAGATATTGCATCCACTCATTCAGACATGTTGAATGGAACAACGATTTCTCTTAGTTTCAACAGAACAACTGTATGTGACAAGGCTGTAGATATTGCATCCTCTTGTTCAGAAGTATTGAATGGAACAGCGATGCCCACCTCTGACAGAGAATTGGCTGAAAACTCCAGTCTCTATTCTCCTGGAAGCAGTTTATGCCAGAAAGTTATCAACACGTGCAGTTATCCAGAAGGATTAAATG GGTTTGATTACCAAGTGGAAGACAGTGGCATCATTGGTGAGACCATGGAAAGTGATTGTCAAGAAGGCACTTCAATAGTGATAGAAGGGATGGAGCAACTGGAGCCAGAGCTGGTGCATGAAATTCAGAATAACAGCGGTGAAGAGGGCATTTGTTCCATTGATGGTCTGAATAGTATGCCAGACCCTCAAGTTGGTTTGGCAGTGGAGCCAGAGCTGGTACTGAAAATTCAGAATGACAGCGGTGAAGACGGTATTTGTTCCATTGATGCTCCGACTAGAACGCCAGACCCTCGAGTTGGTTTCACAGTGGAGCCGGACCTGGTACTGGAGATTCAGAATAACAGCGGTGAAGAGGGTATTTGTTCCATTGATGCTTCGACTGGTGAGCAAGTTGGTTTAACAGTGGACATGCATCAGCAACCGTATGGCAG TGCCGGTGCAGATCAGTGCAGCGAGAATTGCACTTTGCCTGATGAGGCTCAGCCTGTAACA CGAaacacagctccaagattgaaatACAAGTTCTCAGGAAAATGCTACGAGCGGGTCAAAAACGGCGCTCCCCCTAGGAATGTCTGGCTCAGAGTCTCCACGAAATAA
- the LOC101783243 gene encoding uncharacterized protein LOC101783243 isoform X2: MARGPAKKRRRESSPPAAAAACGGRKLLTGEHVEVLSCDPGLCGSWHQAVVTGILDNARTVRYIDFIDENGLPLVENVQVSDAIDGKSSMSLATDGNSSMAGELIRGTVRPICPHQPLQVSEASYGLCVDAFLEGSYWEGVIVDHAQGSTERKVLFPDEGDECNIGVDKLRLTQDWDEVTGKWKPRGIWLFLQMLLAHEERDGLPVSVRQIWFDMRSKPAFRTDAKMWMCRTEAFWERSLANLIAELWSICGRPTIDGYQVETYSTVVEGSNSAAFQKERVETTVLDKLDPNPAVLFQTLSEYTSCYRNNKRKSALVKKELAKQHLKSLGWTMLDDRGKNKFYISPDGKRFPSFLGACEACLASKEANADQHSHTNNLLLDSASVVHKNAHYIPTRMDLILRENKSNDKLIETSSRPWESVQLDAQFSPQIVSLLANYQDGTTVLQRRINRTQSLMLKKHLLALGWSIEFKIDEMILENGHHKNIMRYRYVSPDGKTYASVIQVICSFIVGSVKQVDGNRVDNITDRHNHRTAPKEDVHATVSTDLARLGKRKRGDKFGALGEYIHYMEADKQNSRTRKLLRSNAKKFLKSAGWNFWLKQKSRSKLELRYSAPHGKSYNSLVAACKGYLEKEYEENSDTSFGSADQDSTDGSMHPSKLIALSGRLRDSSRRQDMPVLDRCNNMFTLSTRHGKSRKRKSSSVPLTPFLCSRHGRALPSQHRAKTVLSLLIEKNILLPRDKVIYKQISDGPGIKEGSISRDGIKCMCCNEIFTMENFEFHSGSNTPLPSTHMFLKDGRSLSQCLVEFMGGNKPRASLHVRLKGRNSDLESDSICSVCHDGGELLLCDNCPSSYHHDCVGLEAIPEGSWYCPSCRCSICNLSDYDPDSSQFTEKTIVYCDQCEREYHVGCTRNNGHQLICRPEGCWLCSSGCSKIFQHLQELIGKSVPTPVKGLSCTILRFYRENGSDRGHYDDAIMAEHYGKLCIALDVLHECFVTIIEPRTQSDISEDIVFNRESELRRLNFRGFYTILLHKGGEIVSVGTFRICGQKFAELPLIGTRVSYRRQGMCRLLMNELEKLLFDLGVERLLLPAVPELLETWTGSFGFTVMSNSDRIELAENSILSFQGTTMCQKVLNVACNNLQDQNVPSLSNSGLADKKFLSFDKRTICDKAVDIASTHSDMLNGTTISLSFNRTTVCDKAVDIASSCSEVLNGTAMPTSDRELAENSSLYSPGSSLCQKVINTCSYPEGLNGFDYQVEDSGIIGETMESDCQEGTSIVIEGMEQLEPELVHEIQNNSGEEGICSIDGLNSMPDPQVGLAVEPELVLKIQNDSGEDGICSIDAPTRTPDPRVGFTVEPDLVLEIQNNSGEEGICSIDASTGEQVGLTVDMHQQPYGRSVQRELHFA; the protein is encoded by the exons ATGGCGCGCGGGCCGGCTAAGAAGCGTCGGCGCGAGTCGTcgcccccagccgccgccgcggcgtgcggcgggaGGAAGCTCCTCACCGGCGAGCACGTCGAG GTGCTCAGTTGTGATCCAGGGCTATGTGGCTCGTGGCATCAAGCTGTTGTTACTGGTATTTTGGACAATGCTCGTACTGTAAGATATATTGATTTCATTGACGAAAATGGATTGCCTCTTGTCGAGAATGTTCAAGTGTCAGATGCCATTGATGGCAAGTCAAGTATGTCACTTGCCACTGATGGCAACTCAAGCATGGCTGGGGAACTCATTCGTGGGACTGTAAGGCCGATTTGTCCACATCAACCATTGCAGGTATCGGAAGCAAGCTATGGGCTCTGTGTTGATGCATTCTTGGAAGGATCCTACTGGGAAGGTGTCATTGTTGATCATGCTCAAGGCTCCACGGAAAGGAAAGTCCTTTTTCCAGATGAAGGTGATGAATGCAATATAGGGGTTGATAAGCTACGACTTACTCAAGACTGGGATGAAGTTACAGGGAAATGGAAACCACGTGGAATCTGGTTGTTTCTCCAGATGCTATTGGCACATGAAGAGAGAGATGGTTTACCTGTATCAGTCAGGCAGATATGGTTTGACATGAGATCAAAACCTGCTTTTAGGACTGATGCCAAAATGTGGATGTGCCGAACAGAAGCTTTTTGGGAGAGATCACTTGCCAATCTCATTGCTGAGTTGTGGTCTATATGTGGCAGGCCTACCATAGATGGATATCAAGTTGAAACCTATTCTACAGTGGTAGAAGGTTCAAACTCAGCAGCCTTTCAAAAGGAGAGAGTTGAGACCACTGTCTTGGATAAGCTGGATCCTAATCCAGCTGTTCTCTTCCAAACCTTGTCAGAATACACCTCATGCTATCGCAACAATAAAAGGAAAAGTGCTCTTGTCAAAAAGGAGTTGGCAAAGCAACACCTTAAATCTTTAGGATGGACCATGCTGGATGACAGAGGTAAGAACAAGTTTTACATCTCACCTGATGGTAAGAGGTTCCCATCTTTTCTAGGAGCATGTGAGGCATGTTTAGCATCAAAAGAAGCAAACGCTGACCAACATTCTCACACAAATAATTTGCTTCTAGATAGTGCTAGTGTGGTGCACAAGAATGCACATTACATCCCAACCCGCATGGATCTCATCTTGAGAGAGAACAAGTCCAATGATAAATTAATCGAAACTTCATCAAGACCTTGGGAGTCAGTTCAACTGGATGCACAATTTTCCCCGCAGATAGTATCACTTCTTGCTAATTACCAAGATGGCACTACTGTTCTACAGAGGCGAATCAACAGAACTCAGAGTTTAATGTTGAAGAAGCATCTGCTGGCATTGGGCTGGAGTATTGAGTTCAAAATTGATGAAATGATTCTAGAAAATGGCCATCATAAAAATATTATGAGATACAGGTACGTGTCACCTGACGGGAAAACTTATGCTTCTGTCATTCAGGTAATATGCAGCTTCATAGTTGGAAGTGTTAAACAAGTTGATGGAAACAGAGTGGACAATATAACTGACAGGCACAATCATCGGACAGCACCAAAAGAAGATGTTCATGCGACAGTGTCGACAGACCTGGCAAGGCTTGGTAAACGTAAACGAGGGGATAAATTTGGTGCCCTTGGAGAATACATACACTATATGGAAGCTGATAagcaaaactccagaacaaggAAACTGTTGAGATCAAACGCTAAGAAGTTTCTCAAATCTGCTGGATGGAATTTTTGGCTAAAGCAGAAGTCTAGAAGCAAACTCGAGTTGAGGTATAGTGCTCCACATGGCAAGTCCTACAACTCTCTAGTGGCAGCATGTAAAGGATACCTAGAAAAAGAATATGAAGAGAACAGTGATACAAGCTTTGGAAGTGCCGACCAGGATTCTACTGATGGTTCTATGCATCCATCCAAATTGATAGCACTCAGTGGTCGGCTAAGGGATTCAAGTAGAAGGCAGGATATGCCAGTTTTGGACAGATGTAATAACATGTTTACCTTATCTACACGTCATGGAAAATCTAGGAAAAGAAAATCATCTTCAGTTCCTTTGACACCTTTTCTTTGTTCAAGACATGGACGGGCCCTTCCAAGTCAGCATCGTGCGAAGACAGTTTTGTCTTTGTTGATAGAGAAAAATATTCTGTTACCAAGAGATAAGGTTATCTATAAGCAAATAAGTGATGGACCTGGGATAAAAGAAGGTTCTATTAGTAGAGATGGAATAAAATGCATGTGTTGCAACGAAATATTCACTATGGAGAATTTTGAATTTCATTCTGGGAGCAATACTCCATTACCTTCCACTCATATGTTTTTAAAGGATGGAAGATCCCTATCACAGTGTTTAGTTGAATTCATGGGCGGAAACAAGCCCAGAGCTTCATTGCATGTGCGCTTGAAGGGGAGAAATTCTGATCTGGAAAGTGATTCAATATGCTCCGTGTGCCATGATGGTGGGGAACTATTACTGTGTGACAATTGTCCATCATCTTATCATCATGACTGTGTCGGTTTGGAG GCCATTCCAGAAGGAAGCTGGTACTGCCCATCCTGCAGATGCAGTATTTGTAACTTGAGTGATTATGATCCTGATAGCAGCCAATTCACGGAGAAGACAATAGTGTACTGTGATCAGTGTGAACGAGAAT ATCATGTCGGTTGCACTAGAAATAATGGCCATCAGCTTATCTGCCGACCAGAAGGGTGTTGGCTTTGCAGCAGTGGATGCTCGAAG ATATTTCAACATTTGCAAGAACTCATTGGGAAATCAGTTCCAACTCCAGTTAAAGGTTTATCTTGTACTATCTTGAGATTTTATAGAGAAAATGGCAGTGACCGTGGTCATTATGATGATGCAATAATGGCAGAACATTATGGCAAGTTGTGCATTGCGCTTGATGTTCTTCATGAATGCTTTGTTACTATTATTGAGCCTCGCACACAGAGTGATATTTCTGAGGATATTGTCTTCAATAGAGA ATCGGAACTCAGACGATTAAATTTTAGGGGTTTCTACACAATACTTCTCCATAAAGGTGGTGAAATAGTATCTGTCGGCACTTTTAG GATATGCGGGCAGAAATTTGCTGAGCTGCCTCTGATTGGTACAAGAGTTTCATATCGTCGACAAGGGATGTGCCGACTTCTAATGAATGAACTGGAAAAG TTGCTTTTTGACTTGGGGGTGGAAAGACTTCTGTTACCGGCAGTTCCCGAACTTCTGGAAACGTGGACAGGCTCATTTGGTTTCACAGTGATGTCGAACTCTGATAGGATTGAGTTGGCAGAGAACAGCATTCTCAGTTTCCAGGGAACCACCATGTGTCAGAAGGTTTTAAATGTTGCATGCAACAATCTGCAAGATCAAAATGTTCCATCGTTGTCCAACTCTGGGTTGGCAGACAAAAAATTTCTGAGTTTTGACAAAAGAACTATATGTGACAAGGCTGTAGATATTGCATCCACTCATTCAGACATGTTGAATGGAACAACGATTTCTCTTAGTTTCAACAGAACAACTGTATGTGACAAGGCTGTAGATATTGCATCCTCTTGTTCAGAAGTATTGAATGGAACAGCGATGCCCACCTCTGACAGAGAATTGGCTGAAAACTCCAGTCTCTATTCTCCTGGAAGCAGTTTATGCCAGAAAGTTATCAACACGTGCAGTTATCCAGAAGGATTAAATG GGTTTGATTACCAAGTGGAAGACAGTGGCATCATTGGTGAGACCATGGAAAGTGATTGTCAAGAAGGCACTTCAATAGTGATAGAAGGGATGGAGCAACTGGAGCCAGAGCTGGTGCATGAAATTCAGAATAACAGCGGTGAAGAGGGCATTTGTTCCATTGATGGTCTGAATAGTATGCCAGACCCTCAAGTTGGTTTGGCAGTGGAGCCAGAGCTGGTACTGAAAATTCAGAATGACAGCGGTGAAGACGGTATTTGTTCCATTGATGCTCCGACTAGAACGCCAGACCCTCGAGTTGGTTTCACAGTGGAGCCGGACCTGGTACTGGAGATTCAGAATAACAGCGGTGAAGAGGGTATTTGTTCCATTGATGCTTCGACTGGTGAGCAAGTTGGTTTAACAGTGGACATGCATCAGCAACCGTATGGCAG ATCAGTGCAGCGAGAATTGCACTTTGCCTGA